A genomic segment from Malaclemys terrapin pileata isolate rMalTer1 chromosome 1, rMalTer1.hap1, whole genome shotgun sequence encodes:
- the LOC128848854 gene encoding olfactory receptor 52R1-like has product MQETTLCLSFGHHLPYSMSDSNTTDFTNPSTFILLGIPGLEGAHVWISIPFFTMYTIAILGNFTILFIVKMDPSLHGPMYYFLCMLAITDLVLCTSIMPKTLSIFWFNSREIDFSACLIQMYFIHCFSTMESGIFLAMAFDRYVAICDPLRHSTILTNPVVAKIGLAVVLRGGMLVLPHPFLARQWPYCRTNIIPHTYCEHIAVVKLACADIRISSYYSLSVAFLVTGVDVFFIAMSYTQILSAIFCLPTKNARLKTFGTCSSHLCVILTFYIPGLFSFISHRFGHNVPLYFHVLIANMYLLVPPMLNPIIYGVRTKQIRDRLLHLIGLRPCLLDGALQVGNVCVHVNVCMCIHVSFCAHGSVCGVYIG; this is encoded by the exons ATGCAGGAGACAACATTGTGCCTCAGCTTTGGACACCatctcccctactccatgtcagattccaacacaaccgacttcaccaacccctccaccttcatcctgctgggcattcctggcctggagggagctcatgtctggatctccatccccttcttcaccATGTACACCATAGCCAttttggggaacttcaccatcctttTCATTGTGAAAATGGACCCGAGCCTCCatgggcccatgtactatttcctctgtaTGCTGGCCATCACCGACCTGGTCCTGTGTACGTCCATCATGCCCAAGACtttgagcatcttctggttcaattccagggagattgATTTTAGTGCCTGCCTCATccagatgtacttcattcactgcttctCAACGATGGAGTCTGGAATCTTTctggccatggcttttgatcgttatgtggccatctgtgatcccctgagacattccaccatcctgacaaacccTGTGGTAGCCAAGATCGGCCTAGCTGTGGTGCTGCGTGGCGGCATGCTTGTActtccccatcccttcctggCGAGGcaatggccatattgcagaaccaacatcatcccaCACACATACTGTGAGCACATAGCTGTGGTGAAACTGGCCTGCGCAGACATCCGTATCAGTAGTTACTACAGCCTCTCTGTGGCATTCTTGGTGACTggtgtagatgtgttttttatTGCCATGTCCTATACCCAGATCCTCAGTGCCATCTTCTGCCTCCCCACAAAGAACGCCCGGCTCAAAACTTTtgggacctgcagctcccatctctGTGTCatcttaaccttttacatcccagGTCTCTTCTCCTTCATCTCGCACCGGTTTGGCCACAACGTGCCCCTGTATTTCCACGTTCTCATTGCCAACATGTACCTCCTGGTGccccccatgctaaaccccatcatctacggggtgaggaccaaacagatccgggacaggctgctcca CCTGATCGGCCTCAGACCCTGCCTCCTGGATGGAGCCTTGCAGGTCgggaatgtgtgtgtgcacgtgaaTGTGTGCATGTGCATCCATGTGTCTTTTTGTGCACATGGATCTGTGTGTGGTGTgtacatagggtga